TTTGGTCATCATTATAGGCTTGCGCGTCAATAAGTTCCTGAACACGATCTGCGAAAGCCATCCAATAATCAGTTTCCAGAATATATGCCTCTACCAGGTTGTCAAAATCTCTTTCAAAATAATCATAAATCAGTTTTTTAGTTACTCCTGCCTGCTTGGCGACTTTGTTGACGCCAAGGCCGGTATGTCCCTCCGTTCGGAAGATCTCGCCTACCGCATCTATCAGTTTCCTCTTGGTCAATTCCTTGTTTTTGATAACCTTCGGTTTGTTATTGTTGTTCATAGTACTATAGCTTAGGTTTTATAGATGAATTAGTATTATTCAAGTCCTTTTTTACCCAAGACCCAGAAAGGTTTTATTCTTAGCTGATCAGACTTCCAGTTGAAACCTTTTCGGAAAAAATTATTCAAGTCAACGCACAACCTGCCCTCCCCAGCAATAAGCGCTTTGGTAGTTTCGATTGGTAGTTGACTAATCTGATGCAGATATGGAATAATATCTTCATTGGGATTTTGAGAAAACGGATAAAAATTAAATGGGCGAGATCCATCAATATCCGCAAAGAAGTCAGCTGCATGTTCACCATAGATGAGACTGTAGATAATCTTACCTTCAGGAAGGTTCCGGTAGAGTTCATAGAAATGCCCCAGGGCTGAAAGATCCCCGATAAACACGTAATTATCAGCGGCCGTATCAACCCACAAATTACTTTTATGCCATGAAAAATGGACTTGATTTCCGACTTCACAATTTTTTACCCAATGACTACCTGGACCTGCTGAATGGGTACATGCAGCAATGTCAATACAACCCGTTGGCTGGTCGATCTGCCAGACCGAATAGCTGCGGATATTATCCCTGATGCTGACGTCACGACCTTTACCGACAAAAATTCTCAGAAAGTTGCCGGCTTTGTAATCGGTATGAATAACAGAGTCACTTTGCAATCGAATATGGAAAGTATGAGGTGTTATTTGTTCCTTATAAGTGATTTCGGCTTTTATGAGAATGCTCATCAGTAATTTTTCAATAATTCCCATAGGTCACACTTTTAGTTTCAGGGCTTGGCGGTAAATTAGAACAAGGTACTTTCAGGAAGCAATCGGTGTCTAACTCTTATATCAAATGGGATAACTATTATACCAAATGCGGTATTTTTTATACCAAAACATCCCGCCGTTTTGCAAATGATCAATTAAAAGCCCAATGCTATTGTCGACCCATTATGAGATTAAAATTTTGATCATAAAATCATTTCGTATAATTTATAACGGCTTTGATATAAAATAAACCGGGAGGTTTTTCGCATTGTTTATATTTGATAATCAATTATGTTCGAT
The genomic region above belongs to Mucilaginibacter sp. KACC 22773 and contains:
- a CDS encoding siderophore-interacting protein, translating into MGIIEKLLMSILIKAEITYKEQITPHTFHIRLQSDSVIHTDYKAGNFLRIFVGKGRDVSIRDNIRSYSVWQIDQPTGCIDIAACTHSAGPGSHWVKNCEVGNQVHFSWHKSNLWVDTAADNYVFIGDLSALGHFYELYRNLPEGKIIYSLIYGEHAADFFADIDGSRPFNFYPFSQNPNEDIIPYLHQISQLPIETTKALIAGEGRLCVDLNNFFRKGFNWKSDQLRIKPFWVLGKKGLE